agactaaaatgcgAGGTCTTCtcatagactaaaactagactaaaatgttttcagttttcgtcgactaaaactaaaaaggatggaaatgacaaaaatgtgactaaaactaaaatgcatttcatttaaagactaaaactaaaaatagctgctaaattaacactgatagtCTAACATGaataatactgaaaaaaacaagagcGCTGATCCTGTTTcatccctcttcctctcctcagcTCGAGGTGTTGTGTTCAGTAAACATCCTTCAGTTCATCTTCATCGCTCTGAGGCTGGACAGGATCATTAACTGGCCATGGCTGGTGAGATACTCAAACGCAACAGACGTCACAAATGAGCTATTAGTTAGAATTTTCACACTTAATCCCTCAATTTTAATCATGCCCTAACTTGTGGCATTTATGGTTCCAGGTGGTGTGTGTCCCACTGTGGATCCTGATGTCCTTCCTGTGCCTTGTTGTCCTCTATTACATCATCTGGTCGGTCCTTTTCCTCCGTTCTATTGACATCATCGCCGAGCAAAGGAGAACTCACATCACGATGGCGATCAGCTGGATGACAATCGTGGTCCCTCTTCTCACCTTTGAGGTGAGTTTTCACTTCTTATTCAGGCTGGGCAATTAGAACTGTAGATTAACTGGCAGTATGACCGAGTGCAGTTTTCAAATCGTAGCGGGTGCAATAtatctttgacctgaaatgtgttttgaaatatcaattttatacattttttgaggCAGACATGTTTTGCTCTCTCtccacatcatgcaaacattcaagtgccaatattttctagaataattGACAAGGTTCCtactttcctttcctttcctttaagatattttgcataaattttaaaaatgtattttgacatttttaggaatttgatttgaattttgggggttaggtttgctttgaaaatttaaattatcttctaaaaatttgacaaatttatttgtaaatttctgggaatttgatttgaatttctttggaaatttgtttagaaaattttagggattttaaaaaaacttttatttgtaaattttgggaatttgattcaAACTTCTGGGGGAATTAGCTTTGAAACTTTTaggtaatttcatgaaaatttgagaaatgtctgtaattttttaacaagttgatttgattttgggggctttgctttgattttttttttttttaattttcataaaaatctgaGGAATTTCTTTCTAAATTTTTGggtaatttaatttaatatttttgggTGGGGGACATTTTTATAATTCTTAGTTATTCTGGAGGAATTtggaacatttatttgtagattttgggaTTTTGTAAATCGTTTTGATTAGATAtaaatttctgggggaaatagctttgtgtgttataatatagaatggtttataagatgaggaaccttaagaataatcacatgttaaattgcaatcgcaatgttgggtgaaaaaaatcacaattagactATTTTCCCAATTCGTTCAGGCCTATTTCTTATATTTGGTTTATGTCCTGTGTAAAAAGTCATTTGTATTAAACGTTTGatttgttatattttaaatgctttaagaTGTTCAAAACGGTGCACCAATTTGAGACGTTTAGTACTTTGATTAAACCAGGTTGAGGAGGTTTAAGGCTGTTATTATTCAGGATAAGTGTGccactctgtggtgctgatcaagggctgGTTTGAAAGATAATTTAAGGGGGATCATGATGAGACATCACCTCTGTCCAGCTGTAATAGAGAGACAGAAGACACTTTTTCATCAGAGCATTTCATTGTGGTTAATGTAACaaatttacctcataatttAGAAATTAAATCTCCTTATTTTAGTGCTGAAAAGTCCAACTAAACTTAATTCTTTTGCTGTGTTGCTTTAGCTTAGCTTCCAACATTTGTGTAGAAGAACAATATGTTAAACACAGTCTTACCACCTTTCTGGTTGTGCATCTCCCAGATATTTTTACACATTGAATATGTTTTTCAGATTCTTCTAGTGCACAGGCTGGACGGTCACAACAGCCTGAGCTACGTTTGTGTCTTCGTCCCGCTCTGGCTCTCTCTGCTCACACTCATGGCCACAACGTTTGGTCAGAAAGGAGGAAACCACTGTGAGTATTTACAGACACTGAAGAGCTGCTGTTAATCTCTTCTCTTTAGAGCTGAAGACTTAACTGAGTCTAGCTGCCACACTTTGATCAAGCTTCGACCTGGATAAATGATGACCTACACGGGCATTTGATAGGATTGTCACTATAAACTTTAGATCAGAGAGACTGGAACTTAAGTGGGTAGTGGATGGGTGAAAGTATTTTGCATTTCTtccaaaaacatgaacataaaataaatgtctAAAAGTTTTATACAGTTGGCTGGGAAAGAAGTTTCATTGGTAAAAagtgctgaaatgtttctttatttaattcCTGTCTTGTCTGATATTCCTTTAGGGTGGTTTGGCATCCGTAAAGACTTCTGCCACTTCCTGCTGGAGCTCCTCCCCTTCCTGCGAGAGTACGGTAACGTCTCCTACGACCTCCAACGCAGCGAGGACCCCGAGGCAGCCGAAGACCTGCCCGTTCCCGAGCCTCCCCCAAAGATCGCCCCCATGTTCCACAAGAAGACGGGCGTGGTGATCACACAGAGTCCTGGGAAATACTTTGTCCCGCCCCCTAAACTCTGCATCGACATGCCGGACTAGAGCTCAGAGCCGCCGGGGCAGAGACTGCTGTACTGATGCGTTCAGGCTCTGAAGCCAGATCAGCAGAGGACACTGGGTTTGGTTTTTATCTGCTGTCCCCTCACCCAAAAACTCTGCATCAGCGTGGCTGCCTGAGGTGAGACATGAGAACCAGAAACGTTGTGGATTATTAACTGATCCAGGATGTTGGCGCTGCTTTCAGCGGCTGTTTTGAGGATTAAATCCTGGAACCAAAACAGAGGACTGTGTTGACTTTCACCTGAAGTTTCACTGTGTTCCTTCCtcccactttaaccaatttgaTGAAGTAATTTTAGGGACAGCAGACGCTCTCAGATCTGAGACTGAAACTAAACAGAAGAGCTGGATCTGCCTGGACTTCCTCGTCTTTGACTCTGTTAACGTAGATCTCTGAGGTGTGAATGAATGAAGAGGACTCCTGCCTTTCTTTGATGGGACCACTGGAGAGATGCTTTAGTTTAAAGTGGGGGATCCGTATTCTTAAAGTTCTCACTCTTGACCACGCAAGAGAAAGCAAAGAGGCGGGGTTAAAGGAAAGGTTCCAGTTTTTCTCTGGTCTGTTTGGCAGCGCTCAAATGCCCACATGCATTCAAGGAGTTATAGTAGCGTTGATTATTCCTGCTTTTTCCCACACCATGAGGTGAGCTCAGTATTAACGTCATTGTTGATTGATCACCTGATTGGGCAAAAAGGCTAAACAGTTTCTTTACCTAAAGCCTGACAGAGCCTTTTTAAATGTACGTTATTCCTCAGACAAAAAACAGTTgataataaaagaggaaaaaagaaaaccgGAAGTATGACATTAATGTACAGAAGAAAGATGAGGGTAGATCTGTTCTGGACCgtcagatttctgagatcattgtcaaaattctgagattagcGCCAGAAGACTaagattaaagccagaattttGGGATTGAAGTTggaatactgagattaaagccagaattccGAGACAAGAGTCAGAATCcaagattaatgtcagaattattggaattctaagattaaagtcaaattgTGAGGTTAAACCCTGATTTTGGGATTGAAGTCATAAATCTGAGCTTAAAGTTGGAATTCTTTAGTTAAAGTttgaatctcagaattctaagattaaaattctgcttacTGAGATGGGACTAagaatgctgagattaaatccagaattttaagatttaagtCTGATTTCTGAGATTAAGTCAGACTGTTAAATTTGAAAACGGGATTCAAAGATTATAGTCAGAATTCCGAGATTAAAATGGAGAATTCTTGGATAAAAGCTGGAATTCTAAGATTGAGGCCAGAATTTTGGATTTGAAGACAGAATTCCGAAATTTTAAATTGCAATGTTGAGATCAAAttctgaattctgagattaaagtcagaataacAAGATTAAAGTTGGGATTTTGAAATTAGGGTCtgacttctgagattaaaattgcAGTTCTTTAGTTAAAGTttgaattctgggattaaaagTGAGAATTCAAAGATAAAATGGATAATACTAAGATTAAAGGCAGAACTttgagattaatctcagaattctaagattaaaattcttaaaaaaatgcaaaattctgagattaagtGCAGAACTTTGAGattgatctgagaattctgagaTGAGTAGTTATTCTGGGATTAAAACCAGAATTTTGGAATTTaagacagaattctgaaatTTGAGTTGGAATTTTGAGGTCAAAATCAGAATTCtttgattaaagtctgaattctgaaatttaagttggaattctgagattacatTTGGAATCCTGAGGTTACATTCAGAATTCTTACATTAGTCTCAGAAATCGGATTATGAATTTGAAATCTTTTGGTTGAGATCATGATGTCATCAGTCTGTATTAGCGGTCTCTGGTAGTTTTGAAGAATCAGGATAAAGCATGAAGACTAACAGAAAGGGTCTGTGCAGAGCAGAGGAGGCAGAACAGTGGCCAAAGATCAGTCTCTCAACaatgtagcattttttaatccatgtaTAAAAAACTTCCTTTATCCTTCTGAGTTTTCTATTCAGACCCTACCAAACGCCCACAGCACGATAGAGAAAGACTCACGCCTGTAGCCGATTACACATttgcactcctgaaaatttctagaAAAAGGACGTAAGGCTAGAAGTgaaacagaccaaaaaaaatgtgaacctTTCCTTTAAAAAGAGACCAGTAGAAGTGGCACTTTGTTAGTCTGTTGCAGAGGAGTCCTGTCTGACCTGTCCGTTTTTTAtattccttttctttccttgtaAATAACAGAAGTTTCAAACTTAGGGACCAGAggttaaaacacattaaaaagaataAGAGTATTTACAGAATATCACTCTCTTCTATTTCAGTTGAACACTATATTTAAACAGGATGATGCGTCAGATCACTGATGAAGATTCTCATATTATTCAGTCTAAACCTGCCAGTATGAGGACAGTCGCAGTGACAGATGCTGTCAGCTTTCACGCCTCTTCTCATGTAAACATGTCGGCTGTAGCAGGTTACAACACTTTTATATCCACACCCCGTTTAAGGAAAGTATTACTCCTGAGATTCCCAGTTTGTATGTGTGCACATTGTCCAGTCTCATGTATTCAACCAGTAACTGACAAGAAAAACAAGCCTCTTGACTGCTGGAGCGTCCGgcttgctgtgtttttattttctacataTCGACatcctttttccattaaatctGATGGATTTACTCATTACTATCTTTAAATGCTGCGAGTAGATTCACATGAGTTTATTCTGACCACAGATaatgtcaggtttttttttcagatatttattttagaattaaaCAGAGAAATCCTCCTTTAAACATCGTTATGTTACACCATGTACGTTTTTACATTGAACCAGATGATGTTTGAGTTTCTGCACTGCATTGTGGTCTGTTGAGAATAAATCAACATCTCTGCCCCTCGTATCAAAATCCATTTGTTTTTGTACCACGGCTGAAATAAGACGGATTTAATGAAGCTGACGCCACAACCTGACCGCCTTGTTTGAATTCTGATTAAACAGGATTAACTGTGCAAAAAGGATGTCACATTTTCTGTTCTTCAGAAATACTTCTGGATTTGTCATAATCCAACAGCCAGCTACGAAAATGACAACAAACTATATTAAGTTTATGACTTTAAGGGATACCAAGAACAGAGTATTTACAGCCAAGATTAAGTAATTTTTTAGCTACAGTCATTAGATTAGAATAGTACATTTTAAGGAATAAATCCTACATTTACGCAGTTAAATTTgtaattaaaaatacaaaatttgagTGAGTTTTAAGTCCTTCATTTATGCAACAACAGCTGACATTTAAAGAGATTACAGCCCTAAATTTAAGCCATAATATTTGGGATTTTACAGGATTAAAACTGTGAATTTTTACAAGgattacattttaaacttatttattataattataattaacTGAAATACATTTCTATTTACTTCAAGAATAAAGTCATGACTTTACTGGAGGAAAGTTGTTAATTTAGGacatgggtgtcaaacttaatcacagcaggggctggattctggactcaggactaacctgagggcctaacagggtcaccttttcaaccataaactgtcaaccttctTTTACCGgtaatgaaatatgaaaaaaaccaAAAcgcagcact
This genomic stretch from Cheilinus undulatus linkage group 22, ASM1832078v1, whole genome shotgun sequence harbors:
- the tmem185 gene encoding transmembrane protein 185-like, with translation MNLRGLFQDFNPSKFLIYSCLLLFSVLLSLRLDGVIQWSYWAVFTPIWLWKLLVIIGASVGTGVWAHNPQYRAEGETCVEFKAMLIAVGLHVLLLMFEVLVCDRVARGNYFWLLVFMPLFFVSPVSVAACVWGFRHDRSLELEVLCSVNILQFIFIALRLDRIINWPWLVVCVPLWILMSFLCLVVLYYIIWSVLFLRSIDIIAEQRRTHITMAISWMTIVVPLLTFEILLVHRLDGHNSLSYVCVFVPLWLSLLTLMATTFGQKGGNHWWFGIRKDFCHFLLELLPFLREYGNVSYDLQRSEDPEAAEDLPVPEPPPKIAPMFHKKTGVVITQSPGKYFVPPPKLCIDMPD